Proteins from a single region of Nitrososphaerota archaeon:
- a CDS encoding DEAD/DEAH box helicase produces MQGQNAFQLLSPPLVAALKERGFDSPTEPQEKLIPIVREGKNALLMAPTGTGKTEAALLPILDALVREGESREKGTKLLYITPLRALNRDMLDRMQWWCKRFDIRLGVRHGDSSQAERTNLSFAPPDILITTPETLQILLVGRRLRQNLSKLRWVVVDEVHELSEDKRGSQLSVALERLRDAAEKEFQMVGLSATVGSPEKVAQFLVGSGRACEIVRVPVEKSLSLSVSSPRPTGDDKVLADAIYSFPEVAARLRTVRDLVEKYRSVLVFTNTRSEAEALSSRFRVWDPGFPIAVHHSSLSKATREAVEKSLKEGKLLGVICTSSLELGIDIGFLEYVVQYNSPRQVTRLIQRVGRSGHKVGEVSNGLVITQDSDDTLEAAVLCRKSAMGELEPLEPVFNPYDVAIHQVAGLLIEQSSWNFDDVMALLKRSYAYEDLDAERLRKVLTYMRERYPRLAYYSESDGKVFRARDVKPLFQYYFDNLSMIPDEKQYLVIEGDNFVGTLDEAFVSEYGEVGVKFVEAGKCWKIEQIYGNKVYVKSEDDPTGAVPNWVGDEIPVPREVAAEVGAVRRKYAEELEKGTESEYLDALGKSYPVPRESMQEALKEVAEQLEAGLPVPSERLLTVEKWDKYLVIQAAFGHRVNRLLARVLGYLISESVGQSVAVHQDPYRIVIEADVSPSVVMSMLKELHKLDLKAATEKAVERSGIFKRRLIHAGKKCGAIAKDADYASVSISGIVEALRDTPVYEEAMSVIFHDDFDLPAATDVVEKIRTGAIEVKLVAYEGLTPIARIGVEEISRRGEIVSPERLRALLNQSTRARINETFLVVVCTACWNFLELRKVSDLEGLESCPSCGKNSLGLSTDSYENVFSLAMKARSRAEMRGAREKVVEGLKKSAELRKEYGHGADMLMAGRGIRLSDATALAAKMRKEGANVIELVMEGERDALRRRYFFAPS; encoded by the coding sequence TTGCAGGGTCAGAACGCTTTCCAGCTGCTTTCTCCGCCTCTGGTCGCGGCCTTGAAGGAGAGGGGATTTGATTCCCCCACAGAGCCCCAGGAGAAGCTGATCCCCATAGTGCGCGAGGGGAAGAATGCGCTCCTGATGGCCCCCACAGGGACGGGAAAGACCGAAGCTGCGCTCCTCCCAATACTGGACGCCCTGGTGAGGGAAGGAGAGTCGAGAGAGAAAGGGACGAAGCTCCTGTACATCACGCCCCTGCGGGCCCTCAACAGAGACATGCTGGACAGGATGCAATGGTGGTGCAAGCGCTTCGACATTAGGCTGGGGGTGAGGCACGGAGACAGTTCTCAGGCGGAGAGGACGAACCTGAGTTTCGCACCCCCGGACATCTTGATTACGACTCCCGAGACGCTACAGATACTCCTCGTCGGGAGAAGGCTCAGGCAGAACCTCTCGAAACTTCGATGGGTCGTTGTGGACGAGGTGCACGAACTCTCCGAGGACAAGAGAGGGAGCCAACTGAGCGTCGCGCTGGAGAGGCTGAGAGACGCCGCCGAAAAGGAGTTCCAGATGGTGGGGCTGTCAGCTACCGTGGGGTCTCCGGAGAAGGTGGCCCAGTTCCTCGTGGGGAGCGGACGGGCCTGCGAGATCGTCCGGGTCCCAGTAGAGAAGAGCCTTTCCCTGAGCGTGTCCTCCCCGAGGCCGACCGGAGACGACAAGGTCCTGGCCGACGCCATCTACTCCTTTCCCGAGGTGGCCGCCAGGCTGAGGACTGTGAGGGATCTGGTAGAGAAGTACCGCTCGGTGCTCGTCTTCACTAATACACGTTCTGAGGCCGAGGCACTGTCAAGCAGGTTCAGGGTTTGGGACCCAGGTTTCCCGATTGCCGTGCACCACAGCTCGCTGTCCAAGGCGACCAGGGAGGCCGTGGAGAAGAGCCTGAAGGAGGGGAAGCTCCTAGGGGTCATCTGCACCAGCAGCCTTGAGCTCGGCATCGACATAGGGTTCCTTGAGTACGTGGTCCAGTACAATTCTCCGAGGCAGGTGACCAGGCTGATTCAGAGGGTGGGGCGGAGCGGCCACAAAGTTGGCGAGGTGTCCAACGGCCTCGTCATCACACAGGACTCCGACGACACCTTAGAGGCAGCGGTCCTGTGCAGGAAGTCAGCCATGGGCGAGCTGGAGCCGCTCGAGCCCGTCTTCAACCCTTACGACGTGGCCATACACCAGGTGGCCGGACTGCTAATCGAACAGAGCAGCTGGAACTTCGACGACGTCATGGCGCTCTTGAAGCGGAGCTATGCCTACGAAGACCTCGACGCCGAGCGGCTCAGGAAGGTCCTGACTTACATGAGGGAGAGATATCCAAGGCTCGCCTATTACAGTGAGTCTGACGGCAAGGTGTTCAGGGCCAGGGATGTCAAGCCTCTCTTCCAGTACTACTTCGACAACCTGTCTATGATTCCCGATGAGAAACAGTACCTGGTCATCGAAGGGGACAACTTCGTCGGCACCCTCGACGAGGCGTTTGTATCAGAGTACGGAGAGGTGGGAGTCAAGTTCGTCGAGGCGGGGAAGTGCTGGAAGATAGAGCAAATCTACGGGAACAAGGTTTACGTGAAGTCGGAAGACGACCCCACGGGCGCCGTCCCCAACTGGGTCGGGGACGAGATCCCGGTCCCCAGAGAGGTGGCGGCGGAGGTCGGGGCCGTCAGGAGGAAATATGCCGAGGAACTGGAGAAGGGGACAGAGTCAGAGTATCTCGACGCGCTGGGGAAGTCCTACCCGGTCCCGAGGGAGTCGATGCAGGAAGCTCTCAAGGAGGTAGCGGAGCAACTCGAGGCAGGGCTGCCTGTACCATCGGAGAGGTTGTTGACGGTGGAGAAATGGGACAAGTACCTTGTCATCCAGGCTGCGTTCGGGCACAGGGTGAACAGGCTGCTGGCCAGGGTCCTAGGGTACCTGATCTCCGAAAGTGTGGGCCAGTCGGTCGCCGTCCACCAAGACCCTTACAGGATTGTGATAGAGGCGGACGTATCCCCATCCGTGGTCATGTCGATGCTCAAGGAGCTGCACAAGCTGGATCTGAAGGCGGCGACCGAGAAAGCGGTGGAGAGGAGCGGGATTTTCAAGAGGCGCCTGATACATGCGGGGAAGAAGTGTGGGGCGATCGCCAAGGACGCCGACTACGCCAGTGTCTCTATCTCGGGGATCGTAGAGGCGCTGAGGGACACCCCGGTCTACGAGGAGGCCATGAGCGTGATTTTCCATGACGACTTCGACCTCCCCGCGGCTACGGACGTGGTGGAGAAGATACGTACAGGAGCGATAGAGGTGAAGCTGGTCGCGTACGAAGGTCTCACGCCCATCGCCAGAATCGGCGTGGAAGAGATAAGCAGGCGAGGAGAGATAGTGTCGCCTGAAAGGCTCAGAGCGCTCCTGAACCAGTCCACCAGGGCAAGGATCAACGAGACTTTTCTCGTCGTGGTCTGCACCGCCTGCTGGAACTTCCTGGAGCTCAGGAAGGTGTCCGACCTTGAGGGGCTTGAGTCGTGCCCTTCCTGCGGGAAGAATTCGCTCGGGCTGTCGACGGACTCGTATGAGAACGTCTTTTCGCTCGCCATGAAAGCGCGTAGCAGGGCCGAGATGAGAGGCGCCAGAGAAAAAGTGGTGGAGGGGCTGAAGAAGTCGGCCGAACTAAGAAAGGAGTACGGCCATGGAGCCGACATGCTGATGGCCGGGAGGGGGATAAGGCTCTCTGACGCGACCGCCCTAGCCGCGAAGATGAGGAAGGAGGGCGCCAACGTCATCGAGCTCGTGATGGAAGGAGAGAGGGACGCGCTGCGTAGACGCTACTTCTTCGCTCCTTCCTGA